In the Topomyia yanbarensis strain Yona2022 chromosome 3, ASM3024719v1, whole genome shotgun sequence genome, one interval contains:
- the LOC131687725 gene encoding cytochrome c oxidase assembly protein COX18, mitochondrial, whose translation MSYLRVITRPAINARTCKALRHTRHYSLEASLTGLWTTVSCSTPVAYMQQGLIAMHDLSGLPWWASIIVSTVLVRSIVTLPLAIYQNKIVARLEKITLEMPAIASELKRETAFAIKKYSWTEQEARIMYTHSLNKQWNNLIIRENCHPAKTLVVLWGQIPLWIIMSVSIRNMVHMLPDPSSVDAQITFAELMLGGFAWIPNLTMVDQSWILPVAMGVINFSIIEIQNASRTKTPSKLQKTFTNLYRILSVLMIPVAATVPSCLCLYWVTSSACGLGQNLLLMSPRVKRLVGIPHVPSEIAQPYQHIKTNLADKYSSLLAKMRLSSK comes from the exons ATGAGCTATTTGAGAGTAATAACGAGACCTGCGATTAACGCAAGAACCTGCAAGGCATTGAGACATACGCGGCACTATTCACTGGAGGCGTCCCTGACTGGCTTATGGACAACGGTTTCATGCAGCACTCCAGTGGCATATATGCAACAAGGATTAATCGCAATGCACGATCTTTCCGGATTACCCTGGTGGGCTTCGATAATTGTGTCTACAGTACTGGTGAGGTCTATTGTGACGTTGCCATTGGCTATCTATCAAAATAAAATCGTTGCTCGCTTGGAAAAAATCACACTCGAAATGCCCGCCATTGCTAGTGAGCTTAAACGGGAAACTGCTTTTGCAATTAAGAAGTATAGCTGGACAGAACAAGAGGCAAGGATAATGTACACCCATTCG CTGAATAAACAATGGAACAATCTGATCATTCGCGAAAATTGCCACCCAGCGAAAACGTTAGTCGTTTTGTGGGGTCAAATTCCACTATGGATCATAATGTCTGTATCGATCCGAAATATGGTCCATATGCTTCCTGATCCAAGTTCAGTCGATGCTCAGATCACCTTCGCCGAACTAATGCTGGGTGGATTTGCCTGGATACCAAATTTAACGATGGTGGACCAATCATGGATACTACCAGTGGCGATGGGTgtgattaatttttcaattatagag ATACAAAACGCGTCCAGAACGAAGACACCATCAAAACTTCAGAAGACATTTACCAATTTGTACCGCATTCTCAGCGTGTTGATGATTCCAGTAGCTGCTACAGTTCCTTCA TGTCTCTGTCTGTATTGGGTAACGTCGAGTGCTTGTGGATTGGGTCAAAACTTATTATTGATGTCACCCCGTGTCAAACGCCTGGTAGGAATTCCTCACGTTCCCTCGGAGATAGCTCAACCTTATCAGCATATTAAAACGAATCTTGCAGATAAATACAGCTCTTTGCTAGCAAAAATGCGACTAAGTTCGAAATAG
- the LOC131687724 gene encoding uncharacterized protein LOC131687724, translating into MKSQEQWLTWMLIILIINQEAYGIYDPRTYSGPNLNMMPQVHSEYSKVHTHKARAFEPNYARSDHNLNYHASPYQQTVNAYTTPVAITTAASARKQGPTPSSKLQAPNYEYGNENAILDASNPKLRSSTVDETESFNGLQCPPLLSGHFVYIMDCRQFLNCWKGRGYIQSCAPGTLFNPSTRQCDHPSKVHCLTSNNMETYNGLARLTDANNPKLSAYTQDYDEETPQSIGPARISCPPDVIGLREHPTDCRKFLNCNAGATVIQDCGPGTAFNPQIFVCDHIHNVDCNRNQNLIKLPPTQQTNPDAEEIDVENVTYDIDIRFNDDEEVRPTNKPTIPLQVPKPTYQQVASSAVRPVYAPPPPSTTSRTNQANKQSNPSLHRPNASSNPSDPNVDTSKLPISDALKMLLRPYMSSNNVDLNMTKINSIMDSTTTPKVDQVSRSNPAELHVLGLHQTPKPAEKSSSYIASPLEINSQFSGYQSPFYGMPTNRPPAPYGFRPHNTNFNRQHASPSFASQQQPQQFYPMYRPRATTPAIRSRFGEDSPQWRPLVATTASATTTPRPSTTTVDPCKDKFICGNGKCIEQSKVCNGKDDCGTRADERNCSHIGYEVRLSNKHQGRVEVKVFDKWGYVCDDNFSIEAANVLCRELGFQQGALELKPNSFYPPNVEMMNGSNPVFIMDEVRCTGNESSLQECSFSGWGVHDCNAEEIMGVVCKTPVMTCPNDYWLCDTSAECVPVGFLCDNVMDCADGSDESVLHCNAPLEMRLVDGPSSTEGRVEIKYRGIWGTICDDDFGIREARVICRQLGLNGTAEIRKNKYKPGTGQIWLDQVVCNGNESSIDDCIHWHWGEHNCGHPEDVGVKCGTPQSTRPTPAQLRSIGKSLKFDYVEKSSKIYPDSCGKIQVDPKAVKPSYGSRVVHGGETVYGHHPWQAALRAKKQGKSVHWCGAVLISKYHILTAAHCLIGYPKGAYMIRIGDYNTEALEQAEIDIFIEDYYIHENFRVGHHMNNDIAVVLLKTPIRFSEFIQPVCLPAKNQPYQEGMNCTISGWGSTQSGSSAHSLELRAAKVPLLSDAVCNQPEVYGNNVTEGMFCAGALDGGVDACEGDSGGPLVCTNNRGHTLYGIISWGFHCGYVNKPGVYVKVSHYLDWIEEKLKQSLHMYGV; encoded by the exons ATGAAATCCCAGGAGCAATGGCTCACCTGGATGTTGATTATCTTGATCATTAATCAGGAAGCCTACGGT ATTTACGACCCTCGAACCTACTCGGGACCCAACTTGAATATGATGCCGCAAGTCCATAGCGAGTACAGTAAAGTTCATACTCACAAAGCTCGCGCATTTGAACCAAACTACGCCCGAAGTGATCATAATCTAAATTATCACGCATCCCCATATCAACAAACAGTTAATGCATACACTACCCCAGTTGCAATTACAACTGCAGCTTCAGCACGCAAACAGGGTCCAACTCCTTCGTCAAAGCTGCAAGCACCAAATTACGAATACGGAAATGAAAACGCTATTCTGGACGCCAGCAATCCCAAGCTAAGAAGCAGCACGGTTGACGAGACAGAAAGTTTCAATGGACTTCAGTGTCCACCGCTGCTATCGGGACACTTCGTGTACATCATGGATTGTAGGCAATTTCTGAATTGCTGGAAAGGTCGCGGCTACATTCAAAGCTGTGCCCCGGGAACACTATTCAATCCCAGCACACGGCAATGTGACCATCCTTCGAAAGTTCACTGCTTGACGTCCAATAATATGGAGACCTACAATGGATTGGCTCGGTTAACGGATGCTAACAATCCAAAACTGTCTGCTTACACACAAGACTATGACGAAGAGACTCCCCAATCGATAGGACCTGCTCGAATTAGTTGTCCCCCGGATGTAATAGGATTACGAGAGCATCCCACAGACTGCAGGAAGTTCTTGAACTGTAACGCGGGAGCAACAGTTATACAGGACTGTGGACCGGGAACTGCTTTCAATCCACAAATATTTGTTTGCGATCATATTCACAACGTTGATTGTAACCGTAACCAAAACTTAATAAAATTGCCACCCACTCAACAAACCAATCCGGATGCGGAAGAAATTGATGTTGAAAACGTCACTTACGACATTGATATCCGCTTCAACGATGACGAAGAAGTAAGACCGACAAATAAGCCAACTATTCCACTTCAGGTTCCCAAACCAACCTATCAACAAGTAGCATCAAGCGCAGTTCGTCCTGTATATGCACCGCCACCACCGAGCACGACTTCacgaacaaatcaagccaacaAGCAGTCAAATCCAAGCCTCCATCGACCCAACGCATCATCCAATCCGAGCGATCCTAATGTAGACACCTCGAAGCTTCCCATCAGCGATGCCCTCAAAATGTTACTACGACCGTACATGTCTAGCAATAACGTCGACCTTAACATGACCAAAATTAATTCAATCATGGATTCGACGACCACACCAAAAGTTGACCAAGTATCTCGTAGTAACCCTGCAGAACTGCATGTACTCGGATTACACCAAACTCCAAAACCAGCTGAAAAATCGTCTTCCTACATAGCTTCCCCATTGGAAATCAATTCACAGTTCAGTGGGTATCAATCGCCGTTCTACGGCATGCCAACCAACCGACCTCCGGCACCATACGGATTCCGACCCCACAACACGAATTTCAACCGGCAACACGCCTCACCGTCGTTCGCTTCCCAGCAGCAACCGCAACAGTTCTATCCGATGTATCGGCCAAGAGCCACCACACCAGCGATCAGAAGTCGTTTCGGTGAAGATTCTCCGCAATGGCGTCCATTGGTTGCGACTACAGCGAGTGCCACTACCACACCGAGACCATCGACAACGACCGTCGATCCCTGCAAGGACAAATTTATCTGTGGAAATGGGAAGTGTATCGAACAATCCAAAGTTTGCAACGGAAAAGATGACTGTGGCACTCGTGCTGATGAAAGAAATTGTAGTCACATAGGATATGAGGTTCGACTGTCAAACAAACACCAAGGTCGCGTGGAAGTCAAAGTGTTCGATAAGTGGGGTTATGTGTGCGATGATAATTTCAGCATCGAAGCTGCCAATGTACTATGCCGTGAACTTGGATTCCAACAGGGTGCCTTGGAACTGAAACCAAATTCGTTTTATCCACCAAATGTGGAAATGATGAACGGTAGCAATCCGGTATTTATCATGGATGAAGTTAGATGCACTGGGAACGAGAGTTCACTACAAGAATGTTCATTTTCCGGATGGGGAGTACATGATTGTAACGCTGAGGAAATCATGGGCGTTGTATGTAAAACTCCTGTAATGACATGTCCAAACGATTACTGGTTATGCGATACTTCAGCCGAGTGTGTTCCCGTTGGTTTCCTTTGCGATAACGTGATGGACTGTGCGGACGGATCAGATGAAAGTGTTTTGCATTGTAAT GCTCCGTTGGAAATGCGTTTAGTCGACGGTCCAAGCAGTACGGAAGGTCGTGTGGAGATCAAGTATCGTGGAATCTGGGGAACAATATGTGATGACGATTTTGGCATTCGGGAAGCTCGTGTTATCTGTCGACAGCTTGGGTTGAATGGGACAGCAGAGATACGAAAGAATAAGTATAAACCAGGAACAGGCCAAATCTGGTTGGACCAGGTTGTGTGCAACGGCAACGAGAGCTCGATCGACGATTGTATACATTGGCACTGGGGAGAACATAACTGTGGGCATCCCGAAGATGTCGGTGTAAAATGTGGCACGCCACAGAGCACAAGACCAACGCCAGCCCAACTTCGTTCGATCGGGAAATCATTAAAATTCGATTACGTCGAGAAGTCGAGTAAAATATATCCAGACAGCTGCGGTAAGATCCAAGTGGATCCAAAAGCTGTAAAACCATCATACGGTTCACGAGTTGTCCACGGTGGTGAGACAGTATATGGACATCATCCATGGCAAGCTGCACTGAGAGCTAAGAAACAAGGCAAATCTGTCCATTGGTGTGGTGCTGTTCTAATTTCAAAATATCACATCTTAACAGCCGCCCATTGCCTTATCGGGTATCCGAAAGGAGCCTACATGATCCGTATAGGCGATTACAATACGGAAGCATTGGAGCAGGCAGAAATTGATATTTTCATAGAGGACTACTACATTCACGAGAATTTCAGAGTTGGTCACCACATGAACAACGACATCGCAGTTGTTCTGCTGAAGACACCAATAAGATTCAGCGAATTTATTCAGCCAGTATGTCTTCCAGCAAAAAATCAACCCTACCAAGAGGGTATGAACTGTACGATTTCTGGATGGGGTTCAACTCAGTCCGGATCTTCAG CTCACTCACTGGAACTGCGAGCGGCCAAAGTACCGTTACTTTCGGATGCGGTTTGTAATCAACCGGAAGTCTACGGCAATAACGTAACCGAGGGAATGTTCTGCGCAGGTGCACTAGATGGAGGTGTTGATGCTTGTGAAGGGGACTCCGGCGGACCTTTAGTTTGTACAAATAATC GCGGTCACACACTGTATGGAATAATATCCTGGGGCTTTCACTGTGGCTATGTCAACAAGCCGGGAGTGTATGTCAAGGTGTCTCACTATCTTGACTGGATCGAGGAAAAGCTTAAACAATCGCTGCATATGTATGGCGTATAG